GGTAACACATTTTGATGCCATGTGGCTCAGATACATTCCCTAGTGCTAACAATTTCACTGCTAGTAAAGCCACACTTCTGATCATCTACATAGCCCTCCATGATTTACCAGCCCCTCCCACAAACATGCATTTCTCTCTCGATATTCTTGTTCACTCACTATAGAAAAATTCACTTTAATAGGAACATAGAACAATCTTAACTTGTATGTATCAGATAACATGAttcttaaaatacataaaacaagttAATAGaactaaaatgggaaaaaaatatcaaCAATAATTGGGCATTTTTTACACATTTCTAAATACCTAGTTAAAAAAGAAGTAGGtccaaaaaatcaataacaatatagaagacttgaacaacataATCGATTTGATCTAaatgatatgtgtgtatattcagTAGCTGCAAAATACACATGCTTTTCAAGTACATAGTGAATGTTTAACTAAAACAGATGTCTATATATACACAAGTTACAACTCATTtcaaaacaacaaatataaaGAATTGAATTCCTTTATTATAATGTAATTGTCACAGATATAAATACCACTGAGATAAGTGAAACATTCTGAAATATTCACAAATTTAGCAGCACACTTAAAAATATCCAAGGGGtcaaaaatgtacaattaaaattCGGTGATAACTTGAGTTGGAAAGATAACAAAACTATGCCAAATCCTTAATCTTGGGATGTAGCTGAAGCTGGGCTTATCACTCTAAATACACATATTATAGCAGAAGAAGTGCTGACAATGGCTGACCAAAGTTTGTATCAatctcaaaaaactacaaaaagacaGTTAATCAAAAACAAGTAAATTAGATGAaaggagataatatatgtaataacacatatattatgaaatataaaatacacattcaacaaagaaaaattcacaaagtCAAAATTGTGttaacattaataaaatgaataaactagaagaatcaaataagaaaaaaagaaaaattaccaaataagaaaaagagatcagtcatggtggctcacacctgtaatcccagcacattgggaagccaaggctagtggatcacttgaagtcaggaatttgagaccagcctggccaacatggcaaaaccccatctctagtaaaaatacaaaaattagcttggcatagtGGTGTATGtctataattctagctactcaggaggctgaggcaagagaatcgcttgagtccgggaggcagaggttgcagttagccgagatcatgccactgcactctggcctggaggacagagtaagactctgtttaaaaaaaaaaaaaaaaaaagacattgtctTCTCCGCAGTGCTGCTGTTACAGAGGTCTCCAGCGCCTTCCCTCTCCTGTGCAAAATGGCAACTCTTAAGGAAAAACTCATTGCACCAGTTGCGGAAGAAGAGACGACAGTCCCAAACAATAAGATCACTGTAGTGGGTGTTGGACAAGTTGGTATGGCGTGTGCTATCAGCATTCTGGGAAAGTCTCTGGCTGATGAACTTGCTCTTGTGGATGTTTTGGAAGATAAGCTTAAAGGAGAAATGATGGATCTGCAGCATGGGAGCTTATTTCTTCAGACGCCTAAAATTGTGGCAGATAAAGATTATTCTGTGACTGCCAATTCTAAGATTGTAGTGGTAACTGCAGGAGTCCGTCAGCAAGAAGGGGAGAGTCGACTCAATCTGGTGCAGAGAAATGTTAATGTCTTCAAATTCATTATTCCTCAGATTGTCAAGTACAGTCCTGATTGCATCATAATTGTGGTTTCCAACCCAGTGGACATTCTTACATATGTTACCTGGAAACTAAGTGGATTACCCAAACACCGCGTGATTGGAAGTGGATGTAATCTGGATTCTGCTAGATTTCGCTACCTTATGGCTGAAAAACTTGGCATTCATCCCAGCAGCTGCCATGGGTGGATTTTGGGGGAACATGGCGACTCAAGTGTGGCTGTGTGGAGTGGCGTGAATGTGGCAGGTGTTTCTCTCCAGGAATTGAATCCAGAAATGGGAACTGACAATGATAGTGAAAATTGGAAGGAAGTGCATAAGATGGTGGTTGAAAGTGCCTATGAAGTCATCAAGCTAAAAGGATATACCAACTGGGCTATTGGATTAAGTGTGGCTGATCTTATTGAATCCATGTTGAAAAATCTATCCAGGATTCATCCCGTGTCAACAATGGTAAAGGGGATGTATGGCATCGAGAATGAAGTCTTCCTGAGCCTTCCGTGTATCCTCAATGCCCGAGGATTAACCAGCGTTATCAACCAGAAGCTAAAGGATGATGAAGTTGCTCAGCTCAAGAAAAGTGCAGATACCCTGTGGGACATCCAGAAGGACTTAAAAGACCTGTGACTACTGGGCTCTAggctatagaaatttaaaaactacaatgtTATTAACTCTGAGCCTTTAGTTTTCATCCGTGTACATGGATCGCAGTTTGCTTTGATCTTcttcaatatgtgaatttggGCTCACAGAATCAAAGCCTATGGTTGGTTTAATGCTTGCAATATGAGCTcttgaacaaataaaattaactattgtagtgtgcttctaaaaaaaaaaaaaaaaaaaaaaaaaaagagggcatcAGAATAAAATTTGTAGACATTGAATAGATAACACAATGTATGCTACTAAATTTGACAATTAATGCAATATTCTTTGTAAAATGCAgtgttatatataaagtttcaGTGCTGCAAAAGGAATACCACTTgaacagaaaattttctttttaattctcagcaaggcaagttacttctatagaagggagcacccttacagatggagcgATGGTGAGTggacacttggacaagggaggggaaggagttCTTATCCCTGACGCAGGttgcccctgctgctgtgtcattcccctattggctagggttggccgcacaggctaaactaatttccattggctaatttaaagagaatcATGGGGTGAGTGCTTTGGCGGGAGTCAGGGCAGAGCAGGAAGGaggtaatcagaatgagtcagggtggagcaggtgattgaAATGAGTCAAGGTGGAGCAGGTGATCAAAAAAGATTGCTTTACGagaaagtttaaaagtagaaggcacagaattgaacatactgacatatcaattctttgaaaagaaatttagaactcgtATCTAACAATAACTTTCCAAATGGACAGAAGAGCaacagaaaatttgaataaaatatatttatttttaaaatgattataataaagctggggaaaaatacattatttaaaaacttctcataaaaaaagtctttaaacaaacaagcaaaaaattcAGATGGCTTCCTTGATAATTTATTCTAAAAACTGAAGGgagaaagaatacaaattttaaggaaattctTCCTGTAGagtgaaaagaggaaaacattctcTAACATGTCTTGTAAGGCCAAGTAGAGTCTGTTATTAAAATCCTGACAACTTTATTAGCAGGAAAATTACTGTGCAATAACTGTCATAACCCTAAGGCAAAAtccctaaataaaatattaacaagcCAAAGGCAACACCTACTGAAAAGAATAATCCATTGTGACTCAGATGCATTCATTCCAGGAATGCACAgctgtttaatattagaaaatcaatcaatatggtttaatacattaacaaaataaatgcattacaCAATCACCTAGTACgtgcagaaaaatatttcacaaaatcaatgctgatccatgaaaaaaataaaacttctaggcaaaccaggaagagaaagaaacttcCCTAATGTGGGATAAAACATACccacaaaagaaagaattatttttaaatgacatgatGATATAcgtagaaaaatgaaattaatttataaaatattaggaTGTATATGCAGATTTAGTAAGGACACTAGATATTTGGTCAAtttatgaaaattgtattttaatacaGTTGTACTCTACATGttaagcaataaaaaattatcaatgaGTATTAAAACCATGCACTTTTATTAAGCAaatattaggattacaggtaaaGACATATAAGGAGAGAGATTGTTCTTCCAGATGTTCACATGGCTAAAACTTAATGTGTTCTGAAATTCACCTCCTCAGCAGTCCTGTGGTGAGTAAACTATTTGAAATTAAAGCTCATACTCTCTACTGTTTTGGTTCCTCTTATcctgctcttgtttttcttttctttttagttttttgaatgttgttttgttttctgtaaaattgtttatttcatgtgtgtttgttttctctctgttctcatAAATATACAAACTCTGTGAGCACATGGTTCCCgggctgttatttttaaatgatacattCCAAGATCAATAGTGCTTGGTACATATTAAGTACTTGTTAAGTATTTTTTGAACAAGTAAATAAGGTCAATATTATCTTATACACCCTAGATTgaagaaatcaaataaataaagtcttgCAATATAAGATATTGGTAAGGATATGGAGCAATAGGAGTGCTCACACACTACTGGAAGCACAATCAATTTTGAAAACATGTTGCTACTCACCAACAATATCAATGTGTACATGCCTCATAACGAAATAATTTTACTAGTTATATATTCTTGGGAAACTCTTACACATGTATAAAAGgagatacataaaataatacttaCTCAAGAATCACTCAGAATATCAAACCTGGAACCAAACAaaatgttcattaacattaaaataaatgaatatgctCTGTGATATTCATACAATGGGATACTCTATAACGATAAAACAAATGCACCATATAGCATCattaattaattgaaaatatttacacagagagaaataatcttgtattaaaaaataggcaaagcaattttcaagtatacagcATATTGTTATTAATTACTATCACTGTAAGAAGCATGCAAGATAATCTatgtattaattagcttgatttaaccatTCTACTGTGTATACAGATATCAAAACATCCtgttgtataccataaatgtatacaacttTATTCTTCAATAAAATCGATTAAAATACAAAGCTCAACTACATAGATAAGTAGATACATAGATAGCTAAAATCTACTTTTAGCTAgctagatagattagatagaaaGGCATATATATGTGGGTGATaaaagctataaagaaatacaaggTGATGATTAATACTCAATTTAGCATAGTGAAAACACAGACTAAGAATGCAATGACAAACTCTCTGGGAGTTCATCCATTATTTTCGCTTTTTCTTCAGGTTGAAGCTAGACTATAACTCTAATGTTCATAGGTAGTTCCTTGATATGCTTTTATACTTCTGTGTAATAGAATATCTTTTGACACATAAAACCTACTGGACTGTGGTTCATGCACTATAACTTCCCTTGTCTACCAGCCAAATGCAGAATGTTTACAGTGATATTCCAAGGCTGAAGGCCACATGGAAAGAACCTTGTTTTCCAACAAACTCTGCACGTAAATGTGGGGGTTCTTGGGTATTATGTTTAGCTTGTGTTGACTTATTCAGAAAGAATTGTCTTAGTCCAtgtgtgttgctataaaagaacatctgaggctgggtgatttataaagagaaaaagctTATTTGGTTTATGGTTCTGTGGGTGGCATAGGAAGCATAGCACCAGCAATTGCTTCTGGTTAGGCTGGTTaggtctatggctgctttcattcAGAGCAGAAGGCCAAGGGAAGccagcatgtgcagagatcaaATGGCAACAGAGAGAGCAGAGCAGGTGCCAAGTTCTTGTTAACAACTAGCTCTTATGGGAACACATAGAGAACTCGCTCCTTACCAAGAGGACTGCACCAAGACGTTCATAAGGAATCTTCTTCTATCACCCAAGCATCTCCTATTAGGCCCCACCTCGGAACTACAGAAGAGTGAAATGAAAAGGGACATTTGTGGGGCTTCTGGGTCATGACAGTCATCCAGTTTGGGTCCTGAATGGTGATACTTAATAATTATTACCTGAAATAcgcttattttgtttatatacttATTCACATGTACtatctaattttaaataaaaatataaattataatatagcaTTTATATAGTATCTATACCTTGTATATATCACAtcaagttttcttaattttaatgtcttGAATACAGTATCTTTAACTATTTTACATATACTCCTAATATACagtgtataataaaatatacaatgctAGATATAAAACGTTTTATATGAGAAAGAGACTTGCTGAGAGAAACTCAAATTCTGTTATATAAGCCCTATATGAATCAGTacactttatgtttttaatatgagCAGTTCTATCTCCAATTTGCTTACTTGTATGTAAACActaggaaagagaaggaaaagagtataataaaataattgcagCTAGAAcatggctttgttctttttgtaaaagttacagacaaaatattaaaaatgcactGAACCACATTGTATAAAatagtttcattcatttttaatagtttGCTCTTGTGGACTATTTGTTCCTACAGTCTTATTGAAAATTACAATAGAAGTAATAAAagttctcaaaatatttaaagaaaacacaatttttgataattaaaacaattatttcca
This portion of the Rhinopithecus roxellana isolate Shanxi Qingling chromosome 2, ASM756505v1, whole genome shotgun sequence genome encodes:
- the LOC115894908 gene encoding L-lactate dehydrogenase B chain, coding for MATLKEKLIAPVAEEETTVPNNKITVVGVGQVGMACAISILGKSLADELALVDVLEDKLKGEMMDLQHGSLFLQTPKIVADKDYSVTANSKIVVVTAGVRQQEGESRLNLVQRNVNVFKFIIPQIVKYSPDCIIIVVSNPVDILTYVTWKLSGLPKHRVIGSGCNLDSARFRYLMAEKLGIHPSSCHGWILGEHGDSSVAVWSGVNVAGVSLQELNPEMGTDNDSENWKEVHKMVVESAYEVIKLKGYTNWAIGLSVADLIESMLKNLSRIHPVSTMVKGMYGIENEVFLSLPCILNARGLTSVINQKLKDDEVAQLKKSADTLWDIQKDLKDL